The following are encoded in a window of Gossypium raimondii isolate GPD5lz chromosome 13, ASM2569854v1, whole genome shotgun sequence genomic DNA:
- the LOC105783523 gene encoding cullin-1 — protein sequence MILKYIPLDEGMMIMDEAIVKAKKIIEGYPETKFSGEEYQRFYECVYFMCTYHSSNEKTMQLYEKFRNSLEESIFSTVLPTLVNKQGANLLREFVVIWSNYKLMARWLCRFFEYLDRFFIPQHIELESLNGISFSCFRDLVFKKLYCRLIEAALTLINQEREGQQIDCVLLKNGLDIFVEISDYKGVNYYEDFERIMLTEISGYYSRLASEWLLHDSSAEYVQKVFWCLNREKQRARQYLHPDTEVKIVQVVRYHLLDQIANKLMEKRQAENSGMVTDYQEILSKYAGMSLQEGSSSTSPEEWLSTLMANSAHIC from the exons ATGATTCTGAAGTACATACCACTAGATGAAGGGATGATGATAATGGATGAGGCGATTGTGAAGGCAAAGAAGATTATTGAAGGGTACCCTGAAACAAAGTTCTCTGGAGAAGAATACCAGAGGTTCTATGA ATGTGTTTATTTCATGTGCACTTACCATAGCTCTAATGAGAAAACGATGCAGCTTTATGAGAAATTCAGAAACAGCTTGGAAGAGAGCATCTTTTCAACG GTACTGCCGACTTTAGTCAATAAACAAGGTGCAAATTTGTTGAGAGAATTTGTAGTCATATGGTCTAATTATAAGCTGATGGCAAGATGGTTATGTAGATTCTTTGAATACCTCGATCGCTTCTTTATCCCTCAACATATTGAGCTTGAGTCACTAAATGGcatctctttttcttgtttcagGGATCTG GTCTTCAAGAAGTTGTACTGTAGATTAATTGAGGCTGCATTAACTTTG ATCAATCAGGAGCGTGAGGGACAACAGATTGACTGCGTCCTGCTGAAGAATGGCTTGGATATCTTTGTGGAAATTAGTGACTACAAAGGGGTTAACTATTATGAAGATTTTGAGCGGATCATGCTTACAGAAATCTCTGGTTACTATTCTCGATTAGCTTCAGAGTGGCTTCTGCATGACTCATCAGCTGAATATGTTCAAAAG GTTTTCTGGTGCTTGAATCGGGAGAAGCAAAGAGCTCGACAGTACCTACATCCTGACACAGAAGTTAAGATAGTGCAG GTTGTCAGATATCATTTGCTAGATCAAATTGCGAATAAACTGATGGAAAAAAGGCAAGCTGAGAATTCTGGCATGGTGACAGATTATCAG GAAATATTGTCAAAATATGCTGGCATGTCCCTTCAAGAGGGAAGTTCTTCAACATCACCCGAAGAATGGCTCTCGACGCTAATGGCAAATTCAGCACATATATGCTAA